In Channa argus isolate prfri chromosome 15, Channa argus male v1.0, whole genome shotgun sequence, the DNA window TGGCAGAGATGGGAGTGGTGGGTGTTGGCTTAGAACAATCGGCTTACATAATCCGGTGAAGTGACAATCAGTCATTGCTGGTGCCAGTTTGTTCGAGAGAGACTATGTTGAGTCAGACTTTCTCAGTTATGATATTATATGTCCGATGTCCAATGATATTATATGTattcttaagtaaaagtaatcaATCATACCCCATGCCAGCGTTTTCTGAATAAAAAGAGTCATTCACTCTGACTTATTTGAAGAGTTGGTTCATTGTCTTTAAGTTAACAGTTGACAGAGGGCGGGAGCTCGCTGCTGTTGTGGAGGGAGTGTCAGGTCAGATTTAGTCACGGTGACAAAGATTAGCCTGACCAGGAGATTATCCTGTGCTCTCCTGTATTTCTCTGCGCTGTCTTTGATGACAAAGCCACTAAAGGTCCCTCGGCTAAATAAAGAAACTGCTTCATCCATACAGAGGAAGGGAGGCTCTGGGACTAAGCTGGAGTTTTTTCCTGGATGACAATACAGCTCTAATTCTTCCTGCCATCCAGAATTGGGACTGGATGGGACAGGGCAAGGGGAGCCGGTCAGAGGTCAACGCCCACCTTCCATTGTCCTCCACGGAGCCTGGAGCATGCGGGGCTGCCGACCAGACCGGAACCGGTCCCTTCCTTTAAAACTCCCCGTCGACCTCCTCCCCAAATTCTGCACAAACCTTCTCCGCAGCCCTCCAATCAAATGCCTCCAAGACCCTCTTCCTTCCTGGTCAGAAGCTGGAGTTTAGTTGGGACCAATCTGTAGCTTCAGTTTACTTAGGattgttaaaaacacatcagcatgCAGCGGCCACCTGCATGTTCGGCCTCGGCTTTATATTCATGGTTAACGACTCCCTGGAGctgtctgtaatatttgtgCCTCTAGTTCTTCCTGAGCAAACACCCATGGTGGAGTATTTTACAACATAAAACCCTGGCATGTACTCGAATTACACGCACCGTTTACTAACATACCTGTTTTGTCTTCTGTGGCAGGAGGTGTGCACTGAACTGCGGCCACGTCTGTGCGTGATCCAGCGAGGGCCTAACGGATACGGCTTCAACCTGCACAGCGAGCGGGCGCGGCCGGGCCAGTACATCAGAGCCGTGGATGAGGACTCTCCAGCAGAAAGGGCAGGCCTGCTCTCCAAGGACAGGATAGTACAGGTACTACTGAGGTCAAAGTACTGCAGGACCATGCAGGGCTGTAAGGCAGTACGGTGTCCAATAAGGGACAAGATGTTTTTACTTTAGATTTCAGTTGCATCTCGATAAATCCCGGGCAGTGTCAAGGGAATTTCGTTTTTAACTTGAACTTTTATAATTTGAAGTTAAAGTGCTTGAGAAGTAACTGATTCACCCAAAAATAGCGTGTCCTGATTAGTCTGCCATACTTCCGCTCCATTCAGCctgaagtgattttttttttttttttcagaagacGAAGAATGGTGTCCTGTATTCAGGCCTCAACCAGCAGCCCgagagaaaaactaaacaataagCGTTTTGGCTTATTTCTACTGTCGTATAACGGAATTAAAAGTAACGCAGTACAGCGTCAAATACTTTAGTAATCACATTTACAGGTAGATTGTTTGTACTTTTAGGATCCCCGTTAGCTTTTACAACAGCGGCTGCTCAAAATCATTCctaaaaacattacacaaaaagGTATCTATCACCACATCCAtctgagaaacacaaatgtacatcCGCCAAATTGGAATAAACCATGAGTACGTAACAGACTTGAACCAATTGAGTCCATCAAAACAATAATCAAGATAATactaatttaaatgcaaatcaaCAAGACACTAACTGAGAAATAGGTTGTGAAACGCAaccaactttaaatattttggcAGTGATATTAAGTGGTTCTCTGATTAAATGAGGCAGTTTATTCCATTAAGCGGAAAGAAATTACTTTTGGCAAGAACTAAGTTGCAgttaaactaaaaaactaaaataatagcATATTTATTAAGTATATTTGGGCGGAGTTGTTGATGAGGCTTTCTTCATAAAGGTCTGCTGAAAACTCAGAAGTGGCGGGTTCTTTTCCCAGTTCTCAGAGGAATGTGATATAAAGTAACAGCTGCTGTGTGGGGTCTTAAATCCCCCAGGGGATGTGGGTGTAACTGTCGCTGTGAGCGGCCTCACGCTGGAATAATCAGCTTCTTAGCTGCTCTGGTACCTGCTCTGCCAACTTTGTATTTTTGCCGAGTAGACTGGTCAATACAAGGACGTGTGTGTTCACATGGGAAAACTCCTGAAGTAAACGGGCAGTTACAATGAGaagcagcacattttctttaagaTTGCTACGTTTGATAACTTTGGAAAAGAcagtgaaaaatgttgtttttctgggACTTTCCAGTCTGCCACAGCGTTTACACATCTGTATTCCATTGCACTCTTTGTAGATTTCACAACCACAAGGTAATGTGCATACGCTCCATACAACTAATTATACTACAACAGTGATTTAGTCAGCACAATGAAGATCTCTGACTCATtcagtgaagtgttttttttcttttaaacgtAGACAAACCAAAGTGGCTGCATGTCCACTAATTAGGAGCGTCGAGCTTTGCTGCTTCCAAACACCAATTAGTGACATTTTGCAGCTGATCGCGTGACTGActttacagaaaacacacagatgtaaaTGAAGAAGAAAGATCAGTGCAGAGTCATTAAGAGGCTTGAAGATTTGGGGTCTGTATTTGAGTCTTGTGAGGGTTTTTCAAGTCCCTGAGAAGGGCCCCAGACAGCCACAAAACGCCCCCTGAGGAGAAGGGCCCTTTGTGGGGAGCGGACAGCTATTGTTACTGCTGTTACTGGCCGTGCAGTTATTGTCCAGCTTCCTCTGTGGGACTGGCTTTAGACGTGCAGGTCCACCCTGTGACCTAAACACACAGTCTTAGAGACATTTCTCACATGCTTTCCCATGGTTACCTTGTCCCAGAGGGAGCCACCTGACATGTGGGGCCTGCTGAGTCGTCATAAAGTTGTGTCACACAGTGAAGTagcacaaatgtattaaatacaaCTTTAGTAAATTTGGTTGTTAGTGAGTGGAagattgtgtgagtgtgtgtttgtatgtggacACAGGATTTCCTGTCCTTGAGTCTTTGGTAGACAGCGTGATAATattgaaaaagacattttgataAAAGAGTTCAGgtcagtgtggaaaaaaaacatagaagccccccccccccaaaaaaaaacaatagcagaAGGATTCTCACTCATGGTACAAGtgtgaaataatgtaaaataatgtcttGTTCTTGTTGTCATCCTCAGGTGAACGGCGTGTCAGTGGAGGAGAAGAGCCACTCCGAAGTAGTCGCTGCAATTAAAGCCGGTGAAAATGAGACCCGGCTTCTGGTGGTGGACCCCGAGACAGACGCCTTCTTCAAGAAGTGCCGCGTGACGCCCACCTTAGACCACGTGACTGGTGAGAGGACACGCATGCAATTTCACGATCCCGACATGCCAGAGCAAGTCACTCTTTAACTGCACTTGTCTGTCAAGAGTTGAGTGAATTGAGACAATTACCCCGCAACGTTTCACGCCAGGTTCACTGTCAGGAGCTGCACTGCAGATTAAAGTCTGCCGCACAATCTCTTGCccctgcttttctttctccagcttTCCTCCTCTAACTGtatcctgttttctttttcctgccaagaaacacagacagactgagacTCTAAGAGGCTTCCTGCCCAGCCCCCCCACCGCCTCCACCTTGTGTCGATGTCCTACAGAGACCTTTTAAACCTAAATAGATCAGATCGGACTGagttaatattgttttgtaatgtGTAAAAGCTAAAGCAAACACCTTTCGCGCACACCCCCAAAACAATTGGATagtttcacacaaaacacagtaaGACCAACAAAATGGCAACTTATTGTTTCAGCCGCATCATGTGGCCTCCACCGGCCTTGTCGAACCTTCACTGACCGAAAGCAGAGATTATATATAGCCTCCTTCTCTTTATAAAGAGGTGTGGACATCCCAGGAGCCGGTTGCTCAACAGACCTGACATTACACGGGGTCTTGGGGGTGGAGCCACTAAAGCCTGCAGAGGGAGCTCTAGTACAGTTTAGTGCTTTATTTTCCATGTGATATTCAGGCAGGTGGTATGTGTGTTCTGAGGTTGGCCACTAACATTATCTGGCTGTGCAGGTAGTGTTAGTGTTGATGGTTTGGGTTTTTGGCCAGTTAATCTCAGATAATGAATAATATAGGGGGCACTGTGAGtgtcagtggtagagcattgggttgggatgcagaagtatagtatataaaacaatgtattATAAATGATATTAGATCAAATCATGCATTCATGTGTAAGTATCATCTTACTGCTGTAGCCGCTGGAGGCGAAGCTACATACTTTTTATAGTTTTCCAATATTTGCCATTTTTGCTCAATATGAAGAATATTTATTTAGCAAAGTAATTACTGATGAATTTTCTCTCAATGGACCAATGGATTGATCAACTTATTGCTGCGATTTGGTCTTAAATTTCTTTGCAtactaacaaaaatattttttatctttgggCCTTGAGCATCTATTTAAAACACGGCTTCAAGTTCACCAGTGGTTTATCGTACATTTAAAGCAATTACATTCGAGAGATTGACATGAAAAGTGGCCAGAAGCTACGTGTCTACAGGACAGTAAATTATTGTGAAGTAAATAGTAGCACAACACGAAAATGCTCAAGTACGATAGCAAATGTACTGCTAGTATCCAGTTAGCTCTATCAGTAAGCATGCAGGTGATACTCTGTGACCTCTGCTCTGCGATTTAATGCAGCGAACTGTTGCCGGGCAAAACTGATCAagatgcagatgtttttttaacttcctGGGCTATTGAACGCTGCAGTGTTTCAGTCcatgatgaaaaataataaagcactACAGGGGAGAAATTCCTGTGAGGGGTTTCCCAGGTAACTGCCTGCACTTCACACTGGGCACTGGCTTACGTGACTCGTaccttcaacacacacacacacacacacacacacacacacacagcacagcctCTGTCTCTACACCCCAGCCAACAAGCACCTTTGTTTGGTTTCTAAGGTGCTCACTCTGAGTGGCCTCTCAGGCTTGCATAGGCTTCTCTTTTGGAgtcagggacacacacacacacacagaaaaatacctGACTTGGAGGCTAACTTTAAGGATATCTACTAAAGCAGCTAAAAGCCCTCTCTGGCTGTGCAGACGATCAGACAGATGGAAGGTACGTGGTGTGTCAAACTGCGATGATGCTTGTGTGCAGCCACCAACTCTCAAAAACAAGGTCTGCTTTCAAAAATGCCGTCACACTGTAGCCATCTGACAGGTAGATTCACTGGAAGATGGGGGACCAGGAGGAGCACCATCTCACAGAAGATGAACCATGTGTGAATAATAGATGGTCTGCTCATACCTGTGCTATGTAATAGAGTCGGTGTTGGTGGAATGAAAGGTGAGCTGCAGATAGACTCTTGATCTAGCTGAGTGGAGCTCTCTGCTCTGATGGTGCAGGACCGAAGGGCTGTTCAGTAGGTTCAGGCAGACAGCAAAAagcgttctttttttttttttggagaccATGACTGATTCTCGTATCATTTCCATGCCCACAGGTCCGTTGCCAGAGCCCTTCACCAAtggaggaatggaggagaaggtAAGATTCACCAGCAGCAAGTATCTCACACATAGAAGGAGACATGATGCTACTTAAATGGGGGCAGAGCTCAATTAGGATCTGGAGAGTCTCTGCTTTCTGACGGAGCTGTAATATTTCAGACTCCTGCTCAGCATTGACTGCCCACCAGGCCAAGGTCGAACAGTGTTTGGAAGTAAGCAAGTGTTTTTTCTGGTGTGGCTTGCTACGTAGGAGAATTAGGAGGCCGTTGGAGTGAGTTATTAATCAGAGAGACGTGTACTGAACGGACTTTCCTGTGATTGTCTCCGTGTTGTAGTGTTCATTGTGTGGCGCTGAGCAGAAAACCCCACCCGTGCTGTGCTCCGGTAACTCTGCATTATTTGAAAGGACCCAGGACAGGGAGTGTGTGTAGAACGAGaaacaaactgtcaaactgCTCGACTTGAGTTGAAGCTGGAAGCTTGAGAATGTAGCAGCTTCGTGTTAATCCTGCATAATCCGAGAGACACCAGCCTCCACTCACCATAGAAGCAAGTACGCACACTTGCTGGCTTTAGGAATACTTCAGGCGGCTAAAAGTAAAGGCTGATATCAATCTCATGTCTGCAAATTAGAAATGAAACTACTTGGGACACAAAGTCTAGCTCTGTCTGAGATTACTAAGAATGTGAGTAGCAGGACTCGTGGAGCTCACTAATCAACATACTGTATCATATCTCACAACACAACCACATTTTACCCACAATGTGACCACATACAAAGGCAGTAGACAGAGAAAAATGGCTATAAATTTGCTTGGGATGGTGCAAATCGATGCAAAGGCGCATCCACACGAGTTTGAACTGGAGCAAAATATTCAGGCCTGAGGCTTTAAAGTTGTCTTCATACCTGTGCACAGACTAAATGAAAAGGGAAAGAGCGGTCTGAGGTCAAAGGCTGAGCTGAAGACCTCTGAGCAGTGAGCACGGGGCGAACGAAATAAACAGggaaaacaatattttctgtCAGTTTCAAAAATTATAACTCACTGTGTTACAGGAGGTTACATACTGAACAAACTATTTCCTGATTCCGAGCATTTGTCAGGAAAACGGCGGAGGCTTCGGGAAGTTACTGCTGTCGGCCAAGAAATAGTTTGGGACAAAGCCCCCTTTAATGCACGTCTACTGACATTTGCCTTGTGCCTTCTTAGCTGATAGCTGCCTCATAAGACTACTCCACGTGAACACGCTAGACTTTTATGTAAACTCGGTGCTGATAAAATAATACCAGCCTTGTTTAACACCACAGCACAAAAGTGGTCGGCACGAAAACCCCTGTGTTGCGGCCTTCTGTTTGGGCATTTGGCCAGTTATGCTAAGTGAAGCCTGACCCCGGCTTTCCATTCCCCTGGGACTATATGTGCAGCAGCGAAGCAACATGCTCCACATATTGATGCATAACAGATGCTGGTAAAGAACGGACGCAGAAATCTGGGGATCATCACTGATGACCAACTGCTTCACCGAGCACTGTCCTCTGTCTGGAGGCCAGAACCTACCTTTCTAAATATGCAACCTCTCTCCTCGcgcaggcgctggtcatattcCATCTCGATTACTGCACCGCGCGCATAATCAAACTCCTCCAAATGATCCAATGTACAGCAGCACTCTCATGTTTGAGAGTGAggacacacaccacacactgtTTAGATGTGGTCGCCCTTATCAGGTCTGAAGCTCTAACTCCCTCCTACGTGGCTTCACTTAATGACATCGTTCTACCTAAACTACCTCATACAGGTCTGCAATCCGTCCCACCCACTGCACTCTGCCAAGGAGTGGTGTATGCTGGCCCCCACACCACACGCACAAAAACCcaagctcttcagctcagtggtcccacgaTAGCGGAATGAGCTCTGCACAGTCAGCAGCCTCACTGCTAATATtcaaaaagtgcaaaagtttttAACAACCGAACTCTTCTGCAAATTCCTATACACTTAACCTAATTTAAAGATATTCTTATTTGTcctaaatacagaaaaacaaactgtggggaaaaataaatgcataaataaatagttGTTTACACTATTGTAATCTATcccataaaatgtatttctttattttatcatattcatttatgtgtttactgtatttgtgcTTTATCCTTTACTTAGGAATTAAGCCTATACTAAAATATGAAGGAGCATCTGTTCTGTATTagatcaaataaagaaaacatgatttcttttaaacatattatattaatacaatgaagaaaaatgaaaatcatcaTCAATCAAAATCATTtaacaaagtaaacacaataTATTCTCATTACTTagacatgttttctcttttgcaaaTCAGCAACATGCCTCAGTGAATTGTTGGAGTGTAAACAGGctttaataaaatcaattaCGTGTTTGAAACCAAACTGTCATTTCACCGAAGCTTTTAAGTAAATTTGTGCTCAAAACACACCGAACTTCTTAAATCCAAGGCTGCCTCCATGTGGTGCAGACTGGTGGTGCACCGAGGCTGGAAACAgattattttacattcacacctgCTGTAGTGTGCTTCCctataaaaggaagaaaagacgGTCAATATattgaacaatttaaaaaaaaaccagtACAAAGCAATGAAGCGAGGCTGAcgagtgtttttgtttccaggTGAATGGCAGTGGGACGAAAGACACGCAGAGGGATTCAACGCTGTCAGTGAGTCCTTCTCCATCCAACGCCTCATCCAACACCTCGCTCACAaccccaaccacacacaccccACCTGAGGTATGTCACAGTCTCCAGCCAGAGTCAAAATACTACAAGaattttatttaagaataatattttcaataaaaatacaatgtttattttatttattttttaaataatggagAACAAGTATAAAGTAAAGtagaaaatatgttaataaagCTGAGGCCCTGGGCAATTCTTTGTAGGGAAGTCATAATACTTCTTGTCTGAAAGTCACGGAGCTCAGTTAAGACACAGATTGACCCCAGTGAAAAAACCCTATAAGgccaacaacagacacaaaataaccacaaagaggaaaaaaaataaccaaaaagagatgatgatgaaaaaaaaagtactagcacctgaaatttgtatttaaacacagtatttgtaatttgtaacaTTGTCTGCTGAACAACAGTCTTTTTATGTGCAACATGTTCTTGCTCAGCTCAAGTTTCTGTCGTCCGTCTCCATCCGTCTTTCATTCCTCAGGGTGTGATCGCAGAGGCCATCCCAGCTCTCAACCTGACGCTGCAGCAGGTGAAAGAGCTCGCACACCAGAAACGCTCCAACAAGAGAGCCCCGCCGATGGACTGGACCAAGAAAAACGAACTATTCAGCAACCTATAGGGTTTTTCAGATCacatacatcacacacacagatttttattataaagattCTTACAAAGAAATATccgggaaaaaaataaactatcaCGATATTGGCAGCAGACAAAAATTCAAGCCATTCTGTAAAATATAGATTTACTGCTATTATTCCTCATGTTATTATAACGcagatattatattatattgtacatGTATAATGAGCTACTAACAATGAACGATGCCAATGAACGAGAACTGGACCAtgtcaaaaatgtatgtttgtgcatgtgtgaacaggcttttgttttgtgtgttgagTGTGAGACGGCCTGCGGAGGAGTCATAATATGCGTATCCATATTTGTAAAAGTTTCTACTAACATTTATACTAAAATTGAAATGTCTTCTGTTAGAACAACAACAGGACCTGCCGCATACTGTAAAACCAGCCTGACAATCAGTGACATCGAGTGTCTGACACAGGACAGAGTTGAAACAACCTTGGGGTCATTGaattcaatgttttattattgtagttACTTAGTAACCTTCGTACATGTCACGTGTTAGAGCCCTTTTATGATCccacataacatttttttagaaatcatttgcaacttttttttttttatcaatttgattttttttttttaaatatatatgtactgATGGCTTTAAACTGGaaagatttgtattttatagtGGGTTACctaatgtatatttttacatttttgatataAATTTCACTCTATGAAATGACATTGAGGTCATCTTGCACCATCCATCTATACTTTGTCCCGTTACACATAACTGTTACACTGCAGTTTCTCATGAGGGATTTACAGCCGCCTTATTCTGTCATCATGTTCGCTGTCAAGGGCTCGTGTGAAAAAGTTCGCATTTTTACCAaatgaacactttttttaaaaattgcaccGGGAAAGTGCTTTGTGAGATCTTTGCTATCAGTGTCTTAAAATGATTAATTCCATAACAtttatattgtgtatttgtCCATATTTCCAGTATTGGAAACAGATAATGATGAGTGATTATGATAATGATGAGTCTGTAGCTTGTGGGAGTGATTTCTATACTGTCATAAATCGGTTGTCAAAACAATATCTGGTGGactttgtaatttcttttttccagttatcttaaatacattttattagtgAACTCGAAccccaaataaaaaatgtcatgaaCACATGGCACAAATACTGTGTTACCAGTGTCACTGCAAATGTTTACTAAAGTACATAAATGGTTCACTGGATATGTCAGAAAGTAGTTATATGGTTACAGGTCTATAGTGATGCAGAAGCCACAACTCTCTGCAACATAGAAATAGTTTccttactttgaaatgtaaaaaaagaatttgttgtaaataaaatgtggcgaagcagaaatgtaaagcacaaaaaattagaagataaatgaattaattaaaagttCCTAAATGAGCAGAATACTTCCATCcattactgtaaaatataactCTTTGGATTTGGTTATTTTTCCtgaaaaagtttcaaaaacctttttttgcctgtcatttatttatttattgtttcattttttttctttaacggGTGTTGCTATTTCTCCCACGGTGTTGATGctcctctcctgtcctcccACACATCACCATGTCTCCAGCAGCTGCCGCTTACTAATGGTCCCGACCTTTCTGCTTCTCCACCCTCCTTCTAGTCCTGTCATAATTATCACAGCTCACTGTGTCACTCTGTTTCTCGGGGACCATTAGCTT includes these proteins:
- the nherf1b gene encoding Na(+)/H(+) exchange regulatory cofactor NHE-RF1 isoform X2, yielding MRPKPNMPSKSQYLRPRLCTLDKGDNGYGFHLHGEKGKTGQFIRLVEPDSPAESSGLRAGDRLVFVNGDDVENESHQQVVSRIRATVGRLELIVVDPDTEQLLKKHNLKCLKEYVTDGVPLPFDEEEEEEKKKQEEDEDKEAVVVVQEDRKVEETGNGDERHAERDEEEEEEEEEGTPRESTPVPDSNGEIHQHVEKKLSISNEKEVCTELRPRLCVIQRGPNGYGFNLHSERARPGQYIRAVDEDSPAERAGLLSKDRIVQVNGVSVEEKSHSEVVAAIKAGENETRLLVVDPETDAFFKKCRVTPTLDHVTGPLPEPFTNGGMEEKVNGSGTKDTQRDSTLSVSPSPSNASSNTSLTTPTTHTPPEGVIAEAIPALNLTLQQVKELAHQKRSNKRAPPMDWTKKNELFSNL